A genomic stretch from Thauera sp. GDN1 includes:
- a CDS encoding alpha/beta hydrolase translates to MRETVLIVPGYHGSGPGHWQTWLEHELPDARRVTGIDWDAPLLARWAGEVRREIDEATGAVWLVAHSFGCLASAVAAADRPHRVAGLLLVAPADPERFELLGVRADSRRSAGLGPFLPHSGFNCQSILVASSNDPWLKPEAARSLAARWGSRLIDIGDAGHINIDSGHGPWPLALSLLQQLRDSAADRPLGLIAADRRAPLRGRGSALARLRHQTRRFLNLRGARLTGAQVLPHGGVRDPQLD, encoded by the coding sequence ATGCGCGAGACGGTGCTGATCGTCCCTGGCTATCACGGCAGCGGCCCCGGGCACTGGCAGACCTGGCTCGAGCACGAGCTGCCCGATGCCCGGCGCGTCACCGGCATCGACTGGGACGCACCGCTGCTGGCGCGCTGGGCGGGCGAGGTGCGGCGCGAGATCGACGAGGCCACCGGCGCGGTGTGGCTGGTCGCGCACAGCTTCGGCTGCCTGGCCAGCGCGGTGGCCGCGGCCGACCGCCCACACCGCGTGGCGGGCCTGCTGCTGGTCGCCCCGGCCGATCCGGAGCGCTTCGAGCTGCTCGGCGTGCGCGCGGATTCCCGACGCAGCGCGGGGCTCGGCCCCTTCCTGCCGCATTCAGGCTTCAACTGCCAAAGCATCCTGGTGGCCAGCAGCAACGACCCGTGGCTGAAGCCAGAGGCCGCCCGCAGCTTGGCCGCGCGCTGGGGCAGTCGCCTGATCGACATCGGCGATGCCGGCCACATCAACATCGACTCCGGCCACGGGCCTTGGCCCCTGGCGCTGAGCCTGCTTCAACAGTTGCGCGACAGCGCGGCCGACCGCCCGCTCGGGCTGATCGCCGCGGATCGGCGCGCCCCACTGCGAGGGCGCGGCAGCGCACTGGCCCGCCTCCGGCACCAGACGCGACGCTTCCTGAACTTGCGTGGGGCACGCCTGACTGGCGCTCAGGTTCTGCCACACGGGGGAGTTCGAGACCCGCAACTCGACTAA
- a CDS encoding MFS transporter, producing the protein MLPTLIPIGALFSGIALLLLGSGLVNTVIPLRGSLEGFSTNTLGLIGSTYFLGFFLGTFVAPRLIRRMGHIRAFAFFGASVACCILLHAIVVHPWFWMGLRVLTGMGLVGFYAVIESWLNDRTAPERRGQVFAVYMVVNLAALAGAQQLLRLGTPATFTLFAVAAIFVCLSLLPVTMTRFPQPQIGDQARLKLRMIWRAAPAAFVGALSSGLSMGAFWSLTPVYGERIGLDAAGVGLLMTTAIVGGALLQWPMGRFSDAGDRRLALAVAAFGAALAGGVVAAFGHLPYLPLAGLFIYGGMAFAVYPIVVAHLVDHLHQDEILAGNTGVLFLHGVGAAAGPAIAGALMGWIGAIALPLHLGLAFLPLALFALALSRRSADEIVDEPAQFTPMMRTSPTVLEMVSPEEPAVPDAAAPLRHPPSSAPTTGTAECRAAG; encoded by the coding sequence ATGCTGCCTACCCTGATTCCCATCGGCGCCCTGTTCTCGGGCATCGCCCTGCTGCTGCTCGGCTCCGGCCTGGTCAACACCGTCATTCCGCTGCGCGGCAGCCTGGAAGGTTTCTCGACCAACACCCTCGGCCTCATCGGTTCGACCTACTTCCTCGGCTTCTTCCTCGGCACCTTCGTCGCGCCCCGGCTGATCCGGCGCATGGGCCACATCCGCGCCTTCGCCTTCTTCGGCGCATCGGTCGCGTGCTGCATCCTGCTCCACGCGATCGTGGTCCATCCCTGGTTCTGGATGGGCTTGCGCGTACTCACCGGCATGGGGCTGGTCGGCTTCTATGCGGTGATCGAGAGCTGGCTCAACGACCGCACCGCGCCCGAGCGCCGCGGCCAGGTGTTCGCGGTGTACATGGTGGTGAACCTGGCCGCGCTCGCCGGCGCGCAGCAGTTGCTGCGCCTGGGGACACCGGCGACCTTCACGCTGTTCGCGGTGGCGGCGATCTTCGTCTGCCTGTCGCTGCTGCCGGTGACGATGACGCGCTTCCCGCAGCCGCAGATCGGCGACCAGGCCAGGCTCAAGCTGCGCATGATCTGGCGCGCGGCGCCGGCGGCCTTCGTCGGCGCGCTGTCGTCGGGGCTGTCGATGGGCGCGTTCTGGAGCCTGACCCCGGTGTATGGCGAGCGCATCGGCCTCGACGCCGCCGGTGTCGGCCTGCTGATGACCACCGCGATCGTCGGCGGCGCGCTGCTGCAATGGCCGATGGGGCGCTTCTCGGACGCCGGCGACCGCCGCCTCGCGCTCGCGGTCGCCGCCTTCGGTGCCGCGCTGGCGGGGGGCGTGGTCGCCGCATTCGGCCACCTGCCCTATCTGCCGCTCGCCGGCCTGTTCATCTACGGCGGCATGGCCTTCGCGGTGTACCCGATCGTGGTCGCCCACCTCGTCGACCACCTGCATCAGGACGAGATCCTCGCGGGCAACACCGGCGTGCTCTTCCTGCACGGCGTGGGCGCCGCCGCCGGCCCGGCCATCGCCGGCGCGCTGATGGGCTGGATCGGCGCGATCGCGCTGCCGCTGCACCTCGGGCTCGCCTTCCTGCCGCTGGCGCTGTTCGCGCTCGCACTGTCGCGTCGCAGCGCGGACGAGATCGTGGACGAGCCCGCCCAATTCACCCCGATGATGCGCACCTCGCCGACGGTGCTGGAGATGGTGTCGCCTGAAGAGCCGGCGGTGCCGGACGCCGCCGCCCCGCTCAGGCACCCGCCATCGTCTGCGCCCACCACAGGTACAGCGGAATGCCGAGCAGCAGGTTGA
- a CDS encoding sulfate ABC transporter substrate-binding protein, with the protein MRFSPLRRTLLALTLAAGLVGSAQAQTTLLNVSYDPTRELYQEFNPEFARYWKDKTGETVTIKQSHGGAGKQARAVIDGLEADVVTLALAYDIDAIAERTGKIPADWQTRLASNSSPYTSTIVFLVRKGNPKGIKDWGDLVKPGVEVVTPNPKTSGGARWNYLAAWGYALKQPGGNEQSAQAFVTELLKHVPVLDSGARGATNTFVQRGIGDVLLAWENEAFLSINELGPDKFEIVVPSISILAEPPVTVVDGVASKRGTAKVAQAYLEYLYSPVGQKIAAKHYYRPVKPEHADPADVARFPKVELITIEDLGGWQAAQKKHFADGGVFDQIYASK; encoded by the coding sequence ATGCGCTTCAGCCCCCTTCGCCGCACCCTGCTCGCCCTCACCCTCGCCGCCGGACTGGTCGGCAGCGCGCAGGCGCAGACCACCCTGCTCAACGTGTCCTACGACCCGACGCGCGAGCTCTACCAGGAATTCAACCCGGAGTTCGCCCGCTACTGGAAGGACAAGACCGGCGAGACCGTCACCATCAAGCAGTCGCACGGCGGTGCGGGCAAACAGGCAAGGGCGGTGATCGACGGACTCGAAGCCGACGTCGTCACCCTGGCGCTCGCCTACGACATCGACGCCATCGCCGAGCGGACCGGCAAGATTCCCGCCGACTGGCAGACACGCCTGGCCAGCAACAGTTCGCCCTACACCTCGACCATCGTCTTCCTGGTACGCAAGGGCAACCCCAAGGGCATCAAGGACTGGGGCGACCTGGTGAAGCCCGGCGTCGAGGTCGTCACCCCCAATCCGAAGACCTCCGGCGGCGCGCGCTGGAACTACCTCGCCGCCTGGGGTTACGCGCTCAAGCAGCCCGGCGGCAACGAGCAGAGCGCACAGGCCTTCGTCACCGAACTGCTCAAGCACGTGCCGGTGCTGGACTCGGGCGCGCGCGGCGCCACCAACACCTTCGTCCAGCGCGGCATCGGCGACGTGCTGCTGGCGTGGGAGAACGAAGCCTTCCTGTCGATCAACGAACTCGGGCCGGACAAGTTCGAGATCGTGGTGCCCTCGATCTCGATCCTCGCCGAGCCGCCGGTCACGGTGGTCGATGGCGTGGCCAGCAAGCGCGGCACCGCCAAGGTGGCGCAGGCCTACCTCGAGTACCTGTACTCGCCGGTCGGTCAGAAGATCGCCGCCAAGCACTACTACCGCCCGGTCAAGCCCGAACACGCCGACCCGGCCGACGTCGCCCGCTTCCCGAAGGTCGAGCTGATCACCATCGAGGACCTCGGCGGCTGGCAGGCGGCGCAGAAGAAGCACTTCGCCGACGGCGGGGTGTTCGACCAGATCTACGCCAGCAAATAA
- the ydfG gene encoding bifunctional NADP-dependent 3-hydroxy acid dehydrogenase/3-hydroxypropionate dehydrogenase YdfG — MIVFVTGASAGFGAAIARSFVKGGHRVVATARRKDRLDALAAELGDALLPLELDVRDADAVAALPGALPAGFAEVDVLVNNAGLALGLDPAHTASLDDWRTMIDTNCTGLVQVTRAFLPGMVERNRGHVFNLGSVAGRWPYAGGNVYGATKAFVRQFSLNLLADLSGTAIRVTDIEPGLCGGTEFSNVRFYGDDDKAAKVYADVQPLTAEDIADAIYWIATRPAHVNINTIELMPVAQSFAGLSVHRG, encoded by the coding sequence ATGATCGTCTTCGTTACCGGCGCCTCCGCCGGCTTCGGCGCCGCCATCGCCCGCAGCTTCGTCAAGGGCGGCCATCGCGTCGTCGCCACCGCCCGCCGCAAGGACCGCCTCGATGCGCTCGCCGCCGAACTCGGCGATGCGCTGCTGCCGCTGGAGCTGGACGTGCGCGACGCCGATGCGGTCGCCGCGCTGCCGGGCGCGCTGCCCGCCGGCTTCGCCGAGGTGGATGTGCTGGTCAACAACGCCGGGCTCGCCCTCGGCCTTGACCCCGCACATACAGCCTCGCTGGACGACTGGCGGACCATGATCGACACCAACTGCACCGGCCTGGTACAGGTGACGCGCGCCTTTCTGCCCGGCATGGTCGAGCGCAACCGCGGCCACGTGTTCAACCTCGGTTCGGTGGCGGGGCGCTGGCCCTATGCCGGCGGCAACGTCTATGGCGCTACCAAGGCCTTCGTTCGCCAGTTCAGTCTCAACCTGCTCGCCGATCTGTCCGGTACCGCGATCCGCGTCACCGACATCGAGCCCGGCCTGTGCGGCGGCACCGAGTTCTCCAACGTGCGCTTCTACGGCGACGACGACAAGGCGGCCAAGGTCTATGCCGACGTCCAGCCGCTGACCGCCGAGGACATCGCCGACGCGATCTACTGGATCGCGACCCGGCCGGCGCACGTCAACATCAACACCATCGAACTGATGCCGGTGGCGCAGTCCTTCGCCGGGCTGTCGGTGCATCGCGGCTGA
- a CDS encoding LysR family transcriptional regulator codes for MRLTFHQLRLLLAVSREGSVSRAAQRLHLTQPTLSTQLRQLAEQVGLPLFERVGRRLHLTAAGRVVLATATRVEQELENLDETLAELRGDVVGRLRLAVVSTAETFIPRLLGDFRRERPAVEVSLVVLNRDAVIRRLADNLDDLYIMSRPPDAPPVVAKPFLANPLVVIAPADHALAGAAKVPIAALADEEFVLREPGSGTRQAAEHFFAAHGLALRPRLELGSNEAVKQAVAGGLGLSLLSAHALAHAVDEGIAVLRVADTPVLTQWQVVHPTGKRLTPLADAFLRFLEARAPELNRAAQARLAAARR; via the coding sequence ATGCGCCTGACCTTCCACCAGCTCCGCCTGCTGCTCGCGGTGTCGCGCGAGGGCAGCGTGTCGCGCGCCGCCCAGCGCCTGCACCTGACCCAGCCCACGCTGTCGACGCAATTGCGCCAGCTCGCCGAGCAGGTCGGCCTGCCGCTGTTCGAGCGCGTCGGCCGCCGGCTGCACCTCACCGCCGCCGGGCGGGTGGTGCTGGCCACCGCGACGCGGGTGGAGCAGGAACTGGAGAACCTCGACGAAACCCTGGCCGAGCTGCGCGGCGACGTGGTCGGGCGGCTGCGGCTGGCGGTGGTGAGCACCGCGGAGACCTTCATCCCGCGCCTGCTCGGCGACTTCCGCCGCGAGCGGCCGGCGGTGGAGGTGTCGCTGGTGGTGCTCAACCGCGACGCGGTGATCCGCCGCCTGGCGGACAACCTCGACGACCTCTACATCATGAGTAGGCCGCCGGACGCGCCGCCGGTGGTGGCCAAGCCCTTCCTCGCCAACCCGCTGGTGGTGATCGCGCCCGCCGACCATGCCCTGGCCGGCGCGGCCAAGGTGCCGATCGCCGCGCTCGCGGACGAGGAGTTCGTGCTGCGCGAACCCGGCTCCGGCACCCGCCAGGCCGCCGAGCACTTCTTCGCCGCCCACGGCCTGGCGCTGCGCCCGCGCCTGGAGCTGGGCAGCAACGAGGCGGTGAAGCAGGCGGTGGCGGGCGGGCTGGGTCTGTCGCTGCTGTCGGCGCATGCGCTCGCCCACGCCGTGGACGAGGGCATCGCGGTGCTGCGCGTGGCCGACACCCCGGTGCTGACGCAGTGGCAGGTGGTGCATCCGACCGGCAAGCGCCTGACCCCGCTCGCCGACGCCTTCCTGCGCTTCCTGGAAGCGCGCGCGCCCGAGCTCAATCGCGCGGCGCAGGCGCGGCTGGCGGCGGCTCGACGTTGA
- a CDS encoding sodium-dependent bicarbonate transport family permease, with protein MVDAVPFFFALGAVASLARSGLRLPAAVFETLSIYLLLAIGLKGGVEIARAESATLWVDALLAIGLGALIPLLVFPLFRLRFSRPDAASLSAHYGSVSIVTFAVGSAVLAGRGIEVEGHLALLAALMEAPALIVATLIARWGVKSGDGSSTAGALVHEVFANKSVVLLGGGILIGWVAGPQGLEPLSPLFVDLFKGALCLFLLEMGLIAADRLPDLKKAGLFLVGSALALPPVLALAGWGVAQAMGLGVGGTVLMMTLAGSASYIAAPTAMRIAVPESNPALGVAAALAVTFPFNLLLGIPLYLWWAQTMAGA; from the coding sequence ATGGTCGATGCCGTTCCCTTCTTCTTCGCCCTCGGCGCCGTCGCCTCGCTCGCCCGCTCCGGCCTGCGCCTGCCGGCGGCGGTGTTCGAGACCCTGTCGATCTACCTGCTGCTGGCCATCGGCCTCAAGGGCGGGGTGGAGATCGCGCGCGCGGAAAGCGCCACGCTGTGGGTCGATGCGCTGCTGGCGATCGGCCTCGGCGCGCTCATCCCGCTGCTGGTGTTCCCGCTCTTCCGCCTGCGCTTCTCGCGGCCCGACGCCGCCTCGCTGTCGGCGCACTACGGCTCGGTCAGCATCGTCACCTTCGCGGTCGGCAGCGCGGTGCTGGCCGGGCGCGGCATCGAGGTCGAGGGCCACCTCGCCCTGCTCGCCGCGCTGATGGAGGCGCCGGCACTGATCGTCGCCACGCTGATCGCGCGCTGGGGGGTGAAGTCGGGCGACGGCAGCTCCACTGCGGGCGCGCTGGTGCACGAGGTGTTCGCCAACAAGAGCGTGGTGCTCCTCGGCGGCGGCATCCTGATCGGCTGGGTCGCCGGGCCGCAGGGCCTGGAGCCGCTGTCGCCGCTGTTCGTCGATCTGTTCAAGGGCGCGCTGTGCCTGTTCCTGCTCGAGATGGGCCTGATCGCCGCCGACCGCCTGCCCGATCTGAAGAAGGCCGGCCTGTTCCTGGTCGGCAGCGCGCTCGCCCTGCCGCCGGTGCTGGCCCTGGCCGGCTGGGGCGTGGCGCAGGCGATGGGCCTGGGCGTGGGCGGCACGGTGCTGATGATGACGCTGGCCGGCAGCGCCTCCTACATCGCCGCGCCGACCGCGATGCGGATCGCGGTGCCCGAGTCCAACCCGGCGCTGGGCGTGGCGGCAGCGCTGGCGGTGACCTTTCCCTTCAACCTGCTGCTCGGCATTCCGCTGTACCTGTGGTGGGCGCAGACGATGGCGGGTGCCTGA
- a CDS encoding type 1 glutamine amidotransferase domain-containing protein, with amino-acid sequence MKILMVLTSHDRLGETGHKTGFWLEEFAAPYYAFRDAGAELTLASPLGGQPPLDPKSDDPGFQTDATRRFRADAAAQAQLASTLRLDSVRAEDFDAVFYPGGHGPLWDLAEDPASRALIEAVYAAGKPVAAVCHAPAVFRHARGQDGRPLVSGRRVTAFSNTEEAAVQLTDVVPFLVEDMLRANGAEYSRAADWQEHVVTDGRLVTGQNPASSEATARALLALLA; translated from the coding sequence ATGAAAATCCTCATGGTACTGACGTCGCACGACCGCCTCGGGGAAACCGGTCACAAGACCGGATTCTGGCTGGAGGAATTCGCCGCCCCTTACTATGCCTTCAGGGACGCGGGCGCCGAGCTCACGCTGGCCTCGCCGCTCGGTGGTCAGCCGCCTCTCGACCCGAAGAGCGACGACCCCGGTTTCCAGACCGACGCCACCCGCCGCTTCCGAGCCGACGCTGCCGCTCAGGCGCAGCTCGCTTCGACCCTTCGTCTCGACTCGGTGCGCGCCGAAGACTTCGACGCGGTGTTCTACCCGGGCGGCCACGGCCCGCTCTGGGATCTGGCCGAGGATCCGGCCTCGCGGGCGCTGATCGAAGCCGTGTACGCTGCCGGCAAGCCCGTCGCCGCGGTCTGCCACGCTCCCGCCGTGTTCCGCCACGCCCGGGGCCAGGATGGCCGACCGCTGGTCAGCGGTCGCCGCGTCACCGCCTTCTCCAACACCGAGGAGGCAGCCGTGCAGCTCACCGACGTGGTGCCTTTCCTGGTCGAGGACATGCTCAGGGCCAACGGCGCCGAGTACTCCCGTGCTGCCGACTGGCAGGAGCACGTCGTCACCGACGGGCGCCTGGTGACGGGGCAAAACCCGGCTTCGTCCGAGGCCACCGCGCGTGCCCTTCTCGCCCTGCTGGCCTGA
- a CDS encoding TOBE domain-containing protein: protein MAIQAINVRNQFRGRVKEIIRGDVVSEVDVETSSGIVTSVITTRPVDELGLKPGSEVVALVKSTEVSIATL, encoded by the coding sequence ATGGCAATCCAGGCAATCAACGTACGCAACCAGTTTCGCGGCCGGGTGAAGGAGATCATCCGCGGCGACGTGGTCAGCGAAGTCGACGTCGAGACCTCCTCCGGCATCGTCACCTCGGTGATCACCACGCGCCCGGTGGACGAGCTCGGGCTCAAGCCCGGCTCCGAAGTCGTCGCGCTGGTGAAGTCCACCGAAGTGTCGATCGCCACGCTGTGA
- a CDS encoding transglycosylase domain-containing protein, with the protein MSPDVPNPAPAPQRRPFRPWRLLAAVIVVLVLVALVAGVMLLWHEMKTSRLQAREIARHAARLDYALVAGPSDAIRFPAHGPFDQRLGYTGLPRFSERLQARGFALTEQVRFNDALIEHVERGLFPPYAEKTRAGLDVFDCRAQPLYGFRYPWRGYARFEDVPAIVAQALLFIENRDLLDETRPTLNPAVDWVRFARAALGQLGRMVNADLDAPGGSTLATQIEKYRHSPDGITLDAREKLRQMVSASVRAYREGEQTLPVRRRLVLDYLNTVPLSAAPGHGEVNGLGDGLWVWFGADFDRVNALLSEPEGKGAERVAQGQALRQVVALMIAHRRPSWYLAGGRNELTRSTDAHLRLLAEAGLISPALRDAALGQPLVYRDLAADPAVVPANPGKGTTAVRARMAGMLGTSLYSLDRLDARMSTTLHGSLQQAVSDYLGRLGDPAFARSQGLIGERMLHPATLGAVRYSFTLVERTEGGNRVRVQTDTTDQPLDINEGSKLELGSTAKLRVLATYLEIVAELHGRLAALDVPALRKVDVDTHDRLTRWAIDHLATTADRSLPAMLEAALERRYSASPGEGFFTGGGRHTFGNFNDTDNGREPTLREALQASINLPFVRLMREIVRHTMYQVPGSTARLLEDNQDPRRIEYLARFADREGQAFLRRFWRKYQDRSAEEMRSMLLDGLRPGADRLAAVFRYLEPEAPPAALAAFLGRRLGDGALSEARIGQLYARHAPDAFDLPDRGYVARVHPLELWLVAFRLQHPQASLADAVAASEKERQQVYRWLFRTRAKGAQDSRIFTLLEVEAFLDIHRRWARLGYPFGHLVPSLATALGSSGDRPAALAELMGIIVNDGRRLPTRRIDTVRFAAATPYETAFAVRPAEGEQVMAPEVAQALRGALSDVVEGGTARRLAGAFRLADGTEITLGGKTGTGDNRIVVKGRAGLAMNRTATFVFYLGPRHFGTLTAYVIGPDAANYRFTSGLPVQILKSMGPVLLPHLEAGGADACLPPPRLAPLPGGDGAADEEGAPAADELVRNGEMQAVIAEPMPAVPVETMPDELNVEPPPAAPAPRD; encoded by the coding sequence GTGAGTCCCGACGTTCCGAATCCCGCGCCGGCGCCCCAGCGCCGCCCGTTCCGCCCCTGGCGCCTGCTTGCCGCCGTCATCGTCGTGCTGGTGCTGGTCGCGCTGGTGGCGGGCGTGATGCTGCTGTGGCACGAGATGAAGACCTCGCGCCTGCAGGCGCGCGAGATCGCGCGCCATGCCGCGCGCCTGGACTACGCGCTGGTGGCCGGGCCGAGCGACGCGATCCGCTTCCCGGCCCACGGTCCCTTCGACCAGCGCCTCGGCTACACCGGGCTGCCGCGTTTTTCCGAACGCCTGCAGGCGCGCGGTTTCGCGCTGACCGAGCAGGTGCGCTTCAACGACGCGCTCATCGAGCACGTCGAACGCGGCCTGTTTCCGCCCTATGCGGAGAAGACGCGCGCCGGTCTCGACGTGTTCGACTGCCGCGCCCAGCCGCTGTACGGCTTCCGCTACCCCTGGCGCGGCTATGCGCGCTTCGAGGACGTGCCGGCGATCGTCGCCCAGGCGCTGCTGTTCATCGAGAACCGCGACCTGCTCGACGAGACGCGGCCGACGCTGAACCCGGCGGTGGACTGGGTGCGCTTCGCGCGCGCCGCGCTCGGCCAGCTCGGGCGCATGGTCAATGCCGACCTCGACGCGCCCGGCGGCAGCACGCTCGCCACCCAGATCGAGAAGTACCGTCATTCGCCCGACGGCATCACCCTGGATGCGCGCGAGAAGCTGCGCCAGATGGTGTCGGCCTCGGTGCGCGCCTACCGCGAGGGCGAGCAGACCCTGCCGGTGCGCCGGCGCCTGGTGCTGGACTACCTGAACACGGTGCCGCTGTCGGCCGCGCCCGGCCACGGCGAGGTCAATGGCCTGGGGGACGGCCTGTGGGTGTGGTTCGGCGCCGACTTCGATCGCGTCAATGCGCTGCTGTCCGAGCCGGAAGGCAAGGGCGCCGAGCGTGTCGCCCAGGGCCAGGCCCTGCGCCAGGTGGTGGCGCTGATGATCGCCCACCGCCGCCCGTCGTGGTATCTCGCCGGCGGCCGCAACGAGCTTACCCGCAGCACCGACGCCCACCTGCGCCTGCTCGCCGAGGCCGGGCTGATCAGCCCGGCGCTGCGCGACGCCGCGCTCGGCCAGCCGCTGGTCTATCGCGACCTCGCCGCCGATCCGGCGGTGGTGCCGGCCAATCCGGGCAAGGGCACGACCGCGGTGCGCGCGCGCATGGCCGGCATGCTCGGCACCTCGCTGTACAGCCTCGACCGCCTCGACGCGCGCATGAGCACCACGCTGCACGGCAGCCTGCAGCAGGCGGTGAGCGACTACCTCGGCCGCCTCGGCGACCCCGCCTTCGCGCGCAGCCAGGGCCTGATCGGCGAGCGCATGCTGCATCCGGCCACGCTCGGTGCGGTGCGCTACAGCTTCACCCTGGTCGAGCGCACCGAGGGCGGCAACCGCGTGCGGGTGCAGACCGACACCACCGACCAGCCGCTCGACATCAACGAGGGCAGCAAGCTCGAGCTTGGCTCCACCGCCAAGCTGCGCGTGCTGGCGACCTATCTCGAGATCGTAGCCGAGCTCCATGGCCGCCTCGCTGCGCTCGATGTGCCGGCACTGCGCAAGGTGGATGTCGACACCCACGACCGACTCACGCGCTGGGCGATCGACCACCTCGCCACCACGGCCGACCGCAGCCTGCCGGCGATGCTCGAGGCCGCGCTCGAGCGCCGCTACTCCGCCAGCCCGGGCGAGGGTTTCTTCACCGGCGGCGGGCGCCACACCTTCGGCAACTTCAACGACACCGACAACGGCCGCGAGCCCACGCTGCGCGAGGCGCTGCAGGCCTCGATCAACCTGCCCTTCGTACGCCTGATGCGCGAGATCGTGCGCCACACCATGTACCAGGTGCCGGGCAGCACCGCGCGCCTGCTCGAGGACAACCAGGACCCGCGCCGCATCGAATACCTCGCGCGCTTCGCCGACCGCGAGGGCCAGGCCTTCCTGCGCCGCTTCTGGCGCAAGTACCAGGACCGCAGCGCGGAGGAGATGCGCTCGATGCTGCTCGACGGGCTGCGCCCGGGCGCCGACCGCCTCGCCGCGGTGTTCCGCTACCTGGAGCCCGAGGCACCGCCGGCCGCGCTCGCCGCCTTCCTCGGCCGCCGCCTGGGCGACGGGGCGCTGAGCGAGGCGCGCATCGGCCAGCTCTACGCCCGCCACGCCCCCGACGCCTTCGATCTGCCCGACCGCGGCTACGTCGCGCGCGTGCATCCGCTCGAGCTGTGGCTGGTCGCCTTCCGCCTGCAGCATCCGCAGGCGAGCCTGGCCGATGCGGTGGCGGCGAGCGAGAAGGAGCGCCAGCAGGTGTATCGCTGGCTGTTCCGCACCCGTGCCAAGGGCGCGCAGGATTCGCGCATCTTCACCCTGCTCGAGGTCGAGGCCTTCCTCGACATCCATCGCCGCTGGGCGAGGCTGGGCTATCCCTTCGGCCACCTCGTGCCCTCGCTGGCGACCGCGCTCGGCAGTTCCGGCGACCGCCCGGCGGCGCTCGCCGAGCTGATGGGCATCATCGTCAACGACGGCCGCCGTCTGCCGACGCGGCGCATCGACACCGTGCGCTTCGCGGCCGCCACGCCCTACGAGACCGCGTTCGCGGTGCGCCCCGCCGAGGGCGAGCAGGTGATGGCGCCGGAGGTGGCGCAGGCGCTGCGCGGGGCGCTGTCCGACGTGGTCGAGGGCGGCACCGCGCGGCGGCTTGCCGGCGCCTTCCGCCTGGCCGACGGCACCGAGATCACGCTCGGCGGCAAGACCGGCACCGGCGACAACCGCATCGTGGTCAAGGGCCGCGCCGGCCTGGCCATGAACCGCACCGCGACCTTCGTCTTCTACCTCGGCCCGCGCCACTTCGGCACGCTCACCGCCTACGTCATCGGCCCCGACGCCGCGAACTACCGCTTCACCTCGGGCCTGCCGGTGCAGATCCTGAAGTCGATGGGGCCGGTGCTCCTGCCGCACCTCGAAGCCGGTGGTGCGGACGCCTGCCTGCCGCCGCCGCGGCTCGCGCCGCTGCCCGGCGGCGATGGCGCAGCCGACGAGGAGGGGGCGCCGGCCGCGGACGAGCTCGTGAGAAATGGCGAAATGCAGGCGGTGATCGCCGAGCCGATGCCGGCCGTGCCGGTGGAGACGATGCCGGACGAACTCAACGTCGAGCCGCCGCCAGCCGCGCCTGCGCCGCGCGATTGA
- a CDS encoding PACE efflux transporter — translation MSAHPKLRSFPDRLRQIALFEIGGLLLITPPFAWISGVPLTESLGLLALLALIAAIWNGCYNTCFDWTEGRLTGRTADRRPFRLRCLHAVGFEGGLLILTLPVIVWWTGMGWVEALVADIGLAITYTTYALLFNMGYDRVFPIQPAAGAAGGRVDGALPAERC, via the coding sequence GTGTCCGCTCATCCCAAGCTTCGTTCTTTTCCCGACCGCCTGCGCCAGATCGCGCTGTTCGAGATCGGCGGCCTGCTGCTGATCACCCCGCCCTTCGCCTGGATCAGCGGCGTGCCGCTGACCGAATCGCTCGGCCTGCTCGCGCTGCTGGCGCTGATCGCGGCGATCTGGAACGGCTGCTACAACACCTGCTTCGACTGGACCGAGGGTCGCCTGACCGGTCGCACCGCCGACCGCCGTCCCTTCCGCCTGCGCTGCCTGCATGCGGTCGGCTTCGAGGGCGGCCTGCTGATCCTGACCCTGCCGGTGATCGTGTGGTGGACCGGCATGGGCTGGGTCGAGGCGCTGGTCGCCGACATCGGCCTGGCGATCACCTACACCACATACGCGCTGCTGTTCAACATGGGCTACGACCGCGTGTTCCCGATCCAGCCGGCGGCCGGCGCCGCGGGCGGGCGCGTCGATGGCGCGCTGCCGGCCGAGCGCTGCTGA